The following are encoded in a window of Pongo abelii isolate AG06213 chromosome 16, NHGRI_mPonAbe1-v2.0_pri, whole genome shotgun sequence genomic DNA:
- the RGMA gene encoding repulsive guidance molecule A, whose translation MQPPRERLVVTGRAGWMGMGRGAGRSALGFWPTLAFLLCSFPAATSPCKILKCNSEFWSATSGSHAPASDDTPEFCAALRSYALCTRRTARTCRGDLAYHSAVHGIEDLMSQHNCSKDGPTSQPRLRTLPPVGDSQERSDSPEICHYEKSFHKHSATPNYTHCGLFGDPHLRTFTDRFQTCKVQGAWPLIDNNYLNVQVTNTPVLPGSAATATSKLTIIFKNFQECVDQKVYQAEMDELPAAFVDGSKNGGDKHGANSLKITEKVSGQHVEIQAKYIGTTIVVRQVGRYLTFAVRMPEEVVNAVEDWDSQGLYLCLRGCPLNQQIDFQAFHTNAEGTGARRLAAASPAPTAPETFPYETAVAKCKEKLPVEDLYYQACIFDLLTTGDVNFTLAAYYALEDVKMLHSNKDKLHLYERTRDLPGRAAAGLPLAPRPLLGALVLLLALLPVFC comes from the exons GGAGAGGCTAGTGGTAACAGGCCGAGCTGGATGGATGGGTATGGGGAGAGGGGCAGGACGTTCAGCCCTGGGATTCTGGCCGACCCTCGCCTTCCTTCTCTGCAGCTTCCCCGCAG CCACCTCCCCGTGCAAGATCCTCAAGTGCAACTCTGAGTTCTGGAGCGCCACGTCGGGCAGCCACGCACCAGCCTCAGACGACACCCCCGAGTTCTGCGCAGCCTTGCGCAGCTACGCCCTGTGCACGCGGCGGACGGCCCGCACCTGCCGGGGTGACCTGGCCTACCACTCGGCCGTCCATGGCATAGAGGACCTCATGAGCCAGCACAACTGCTCCAAGGATGGCCCCACCTCGCAGCCACGCCTGCGCACGCTCCCACCGGTCGGAGACAGCCAGGAGCGCTCGGACAGCCCCGAGATCTGCCATTACGAGAAGAGCTTTCACAAGCATTCGGCCACCCCCAACTACACGCACTGCGGCCTCTTCGGGGACCCGCACCTCAGGACTTTCACAGACCGCTTCCAGACCTGCAAGGTGCAGGGCGCCTGGCCTCTCATCGACAATAATTACCTGAACGTGCAGGTCACCAACACACCTGTGCTGCCCGGCTCAGCGGCCACTGCCACCAGCAAG CTCACCATCATCTTCAAGAACTTCCAGGAGTGCGTGGACCAGAAGGTGTACCAGGCTGAGATGGACGAGCTCCCGGCCGCCTTCGTGGATGGCTCTAAGAACGGTGGGGACAAGCACGGGGCCAACAGCCTGAAGATCACTGAGAAGGTGTCAGGCCAGCACGTGGAAATCCAGGCCAAGTACATCGGCACCACCATCGTGGTGCGCCAGGTGGGCCGCTACCTGACCTTTGCCGTCCGCATGCCAGAGGAAGTGGTCAATGCTGTGGAGGACTGGGACAGCCAGGGTCTCTACCTCTGCCTGCGGGGCTGCCCCCTCAACCAGCAGATCGACTTCCAGGCCTTCCACACCAACGCTGAGGGCACCGGTGCCCGCAGGCTGGCAGCCGCCAGCCCTGCACCCACAGCCCCCGAGACCTTCCCATACGAGACAGCCGTGGCGAAGTGCAAGGAGAAGCTGCCGGTGGAGGACCTGTACTACCAGGCCTGCATCTTCGACCTCCTCACCACGGGTGACGTGAACTTCACACTGGCCGCCTACTACGCGTTGGAGGATGTCAAGATGCTCCACTCCAACAAAGACAAACTGCACCTGTATGAGAGGACTCGGGACCTGCCAGGCAGGGCGGCTGCGGGGCTGCCCCTGGCCCCCCGGCCCCTCCTGGGCGCCCTCGTCCTGCTCCTGGCCCTGCTCCCTGTGTTCTGCTAG